The genomic stretch TGTTTTCAGCAAGAAATTCCTCGCTATACTGCCAATAATGTATATCGTCCATCCACATGAACTGGTTTTTATCGGGAGCAAACCTTTCATCCGCTCCCCCCATAAAAGTGTGCAAGGCCAATCCTCTGATTGTTTGGGGACTTGTAGATGTCCTCATTTCAATATTCTGTACTGACGCAACCAAAACCCCATCCAACCAAACTTGCATGATCCCGTTAGCCTTTCCTACTTGATTGGCAACTACACGAACCGTCAACTCCTGCCAATGCCCTTTTTTTAACTGTCCAAAAGTGCCGATCCCCATATCATCCCCATACTCACCATGCATATTATGGTGATAAACATATAAGGACATTTTTCCTCCTTCCCTCCACATTAGCCTTAAGCTAGAACCTTTGTTCCCAATATTAGGCCCATCTCCTCCACTAGCTACAGTCTGGACAGTTCCGAATGAAACTCCAGGAAGTTTATTTGCTAGCCCCCAATCAAAGTCATCTTGGTATTTAATTCTAAACGTCCAATAGATTTCAGTTATATTATCAGGAGTATCACTAAAATCCACCCATTGATTTAACCCCCCTCCTCTTCCCCAGGTGCCTTTAGGATAATAGTTTGCCAAAACTTTCTTTCCATCGACAGATCCTATTTGGGTAGTATTAGGCATATATAATTTTCCGCCTCTCCAATCAGATTTGAATTGGGTATCAGTATAATAACCATCTGGATGACTATCAAAATCTACTTTTCTCCTGATAACGAAATCTTTTGGGTCAGAAATGGTAGTTTTGACAATTTCTCCTAATTCGTTACCTATAGAATCAGGGGAATTAGTACTTAAAATATTAATATTACTAGAACTAAATATAGAAGCAGAATTAGCTATACAATTAAATCCAAGCATGAACCCTATAAAAAGGTATATGGATATTGTGGTGGTAAATGGTTTTTTCATAAGAAGAACTTTAGTAACCATTTTTTTGCAACAAAAACACAGAAAAAACTATTTTGTTTTTTGCAATAATATTTTCTGTTTTTAAAATCAGCAAAATGTTATTTTGTTATTTTTTATATTTCATCCAATAAATGTTATTTATTTTTATTTGCAAAATGAGGGATATTTAAAGAAGATTTAGTGAAAAAGCAGAAAAATGAGCTCAATCCATTCAGCATATTGATAAGTGAATTTTGAATTAGATTTTATGCAAATCACCCAAAATTGGGGTAGAAAAAAATTTTGAAAAAATTTTGAAATTTTATCGATAACAGAAAAATTCTATAAATATTAAAAAGTTACAATTGTCCAGATTCTTACAAATTACTCTTGATTTAGTTCTTGGAAGTCAAAATCGACAGGTTCAAATAGGAATATTTCCTGAGCCCGAGCACAATTTTATTGGCTATTTGTCCAGATCCCGTAGATAGAGCTATTGTTCAAAACAATCATTTCACAGTATGGGATGAGAAACAACATGAAGAGTGTACTCATGGGACTCTAAAACAAAAACTGTTCGAAAAACAACCCAGAACCATGCATGATGAACTTAAAAACAAGTATTAGGTAGAACATTAAGCAGCCTTGCTCTATAGACAAAATAGAACCAAACTATTTAGTTGTATTTTAAAACCGGACTTTAGTACTTTTTTACGCTGGTATGGGCTATCTTTTTACCCTTATTTTTATTATCTATAATCTGTGGCTCATAATAAATCACCCTCACCTTTTGTAACTTGAGACTAATTTCTTCTATGAAAATCATCGTCTCTTTTTATTTAGCCCGATTTAAAGGGAGGTTCCAATCTCTATCTGCCCAAAAAACTTCATCAAAATCTATCCAGGAATAGGCCTGTTTGATTGCCTGGCACCGAATTATAAACTAGTTTATTATAAAACACATAAATGGGCTGATGTCCCTCAGACCATGAAAGAACAACCTATTTCAAACCTGTCCCATTTTAAAAAACCACATGAACCAGCGGAACCTATATCTTACTGGATTCATCCTACTCAAGCTCGTTCTTCAATACCTGTTGATTGATCCGGGTTATGATCTTCATCGGGATGAATACCTTCACCTTGATCAAGCACACCATCTCGCTTGGGGATATATCTCAGTTCCACCTGTTACTTCCTGGTTTTCTTACCTGATATACTTGCTCGGCAATACTGAATTTTGGGCCAAGTTCTTTCCTGCCCTTTTTGGAGCGTTGACAATAGTATTGGTTTGGAAAGCAATAGAAAGATTAGGCGGGAATATATATGCTCAATCCTTGGCGGCAATCTGTCTGATCTTTTCAGCATTGGCCAGGCTGAATATCCTATTCCAGCCCAATTCCTTTGATATTCTGGCGTGGACTTTTGTATTCTTCTGCTTGCTGTGTCATATCCAGACCGACAAGAACAAATGGTTATACTGGCTTGGAATCGGAATAGGTTTTGGCTTTCTGAATAAATACAACATCGCATTTCAGGTACTGGGATTATTGCCTGCCTTGTGGATATCCAAGCGTAAGGTTTTCAAAAAACCTCATTTCTACGGTGCTTTTATAGTTGCCTTTGTAATCGCCTTACCAAACCTAATTTGGCAATGGCAAAACGATTTACCGGTGATTTGGCACATGCGAATGCTCAGCCAATATCAATTAGTCAATGTGGATCGCCTAGACTTCTTGACAGAGCAGTTTTTTTTCTTTTTCGGATCGGGTTTCGTATTGATCCTTGGGCTGATTTCTTATTTCACCTATCTTCCATTTCGCAAATACCAGCCTTTCTTTTGGTCAACAGTTTTTACCTTGTCCATCTTCACCTATTTTCGGGCCAAGGGTTATTATGCCATTGGCCTATACCCTATTCACTTTGCATTTGGAGCGATATACATTTCTCGTTTATTGCAAAAAAGCTGGGGCAAGCACCTGAAACCCATCGCAATGCTGATTCCTATTGGACTATTTATACTATCTGCCCCGATGACTTATCCTATCGGAGACCCAACATATCTCAAGGAAGTG from Algoriphagus sp. NG3 encodes the following:
- a CDS encoding glycosyltransferase family 39 protein codes for the protein MNQRNLYLTGFILLKLVLQYLLIDPGYDLHRDEYLHLDQAHHLAWGYISVPPVTSWFSYLIYLLGNTEFWAKFFPALFGALTIVLVWKAIERLGGNIYAQSLAAICLIFSALARLNILFQPNSFDILAWTFVFFCLLCHIQTDKNKWLYWLGIGIGFGFLNKYNIAFQVLGLLPALWISKRKVFKKPHFYGAFIVAFVIALPNLIWQWQNDLPVIWHMRMLSQYQLVNVDRLDFLTEQFFFFFGSGFVLILGLISYFTYLPFRKYQPFFWSTVFTLSIFTYFRAKGYYAIGLYPIHFAFGAIYISRLLQKSWGKHLKPIAMLIPIGLFILSAPMTYPIGDPTYLKEVKSQHPNLMENRWEDGESHDLPQDFADMLGWKELAAKVDLAYSKAPQGEYTIIICDNYGQAGAINFYTKTKGLQAVTMNADYVNWIDLSQEIKNVILIREAEDIVSEREISLFEKSEKIGTITDPDAREFGTSIHLLIGAKTDINAILTSEIG